The following proteins are encoded in a genomic region of Nitratireductor sp. GISD-1A_MAKvit:
- a CDS encoding TRAP transporter small permease subunit — translation MASFCLTAAYRTIDRVLHLIAWIGAFTMIGLMLIVVYDVLTRYFGFGKVPGVNSTMMQESQYWAHTVIFSLVIGFGYVRQVHVRIDLVTSSLARRTRLLLELTGCLLFLMPFSLVGAFYCFGYARQSYVNGEISASTIGLSNLWILKSMLVVMFILLFLAGLSQVLKCVEGLRGTLPATQVDKLVGGGH, via the coding sequence ATGGCTTCCTTCTGCCTGACAGCCGCCTATCGGACGATCGATCGCGTGTTGCATCTGATCGCCTGGATCGGCGCATTCACCATGATCGGGCTCATGCTCATCGTCGTCTACGACGTGCTGACCCGGTATTTCGGCTTCGGCAAAGTGCCGGGCGTCAATTCAACGATGATGCAGGAATCCCAGTACTGGGCGCATACGGTGATCTTCTCGCTCGTGATCGGGTTCGGATATGTGCGTCAGGTGCATGTCCGCATCGATCTGGTGACATCCAGCCTTGCCAGGCGGACAAGGTTGCTGCTTGAGTTGACCGGGTGCCTGCTCTTCCTGATGCCCTTCTCGCTTGTCGGAGCATTCTATTGTTTCGGCTATGCGCGCCAATCCTACGTGAATGGCGAAATTTCCGCCTCCACCATCGGCCTGAGCAATCTATGGATTCTCAAATCCATGCTGGTCGTCATGTTCATTCTTCTGTTTCTGGCTGGCCTGTCGCAAGTGCTGAAATGCGTTGAAGGACTGAGAGGCACTCTGCCGGCCACACAGGTCGACAAACTCGTGGGGGGAGGGCACTGA
- the msrA gene encoding peptide-methionine (S)-S-oxide reductase MsrA, with protein MTERAILAGGCFWGMQDLIRKLPGVISTRVGYTGGDVPNATYRDHGTHAEGIEIVFDPERMSYRTLLEFFFQIHDPTTKNRQGNDVGMSYRSAIYYLTEEQKRIAEDTIADVNASGLWPGKVVTELEPAGDFWEAEPEHQDYLERYPNGYTCHFPRPGWVLPKRSSEGREQAGTKAV; from the coding sequence ATGACGGAACGGGCTATTCTGGCCGGTGGCTGCTTTTGGGGCATGCAGGACCTTATCCGAAAACTCCCCGGGGTCATCAGCACGCGCGTGGGCTACACCGGAGGCGATGTGCCCAACGCGACATATCGTGACCACGGCACCCATGCAGAGGGCATTGAGATCGTCTTTGATCCTGAAAGGATGAGTTACCGTACGCTTCTGGAGTTTTTCTTCCAGATCCATGACCCGACCACGAAAAACCGGCAGGGCAACGATGTCGGTATGTCTTACCGCTCGGCGATCTATTATCTGACAGAAGAGCAGAAGCGCATTGCCGAAGACACGATCGCCGATGTCAACGCATCAGGCCTGTGGCCAGGCAAGGTGGTGACCGAGCTGGAGCCGGCAGGAGATTTCTGGGAGGCAGAACCCGAGCATCAGGATTATCTCGAGCGCTACCCAAACGGCTATACCTGCCATTTTCCACGGCCGGGCTGGGTTTTACCAAAACGAAGTTCCGAGGGCCGGGAGCAGGCGGGAACGAAAGCGGTCTAG
- a CDS encoding TRAP transporter large permease subunit gives MTLVDVLPLLMFVALAALLFSGFPVAFVLGGVGLAFATIAIFIDPWLFDWPQFYAIPARIYGAIAENMILTAIPMFVLMGTMLERSGVARDLLNCLQVLMRGVPGGLALSVVLMGTILAATTGIIGASVVMMTLLAMPVMKRQGYSSALASGTIAASGTLGILIPPSIMLIIMADLLSRSVGTLFVAAVIPGFMLAILYMIYVVVVSWLKPDLAPPLDADVGPKTRGALVAMLLRSFVPPIILVLLVLGSILGGLATPTEAASVGAFGAVLLAFVNLVLLPYFHVTEIRMEGQAALEDEALRETETLLGRFWRILNDVVLRSALTNAMIFAIFIGATLFSYVFRQIGGEEVVIHLFDNLGLGPWGILFALMGLVFVLGFFFDWIEITLIVLPVFAPIINGLDFGAHVPQAEVTYWFATLMAINLQTSFLTPPFGFALFYLKAVAPPEVAIKDIYLGIIPFVLLQLVGLAFVLAFPQLVLWLPKLLLD, from the coding sequence ATGACGCTGGTTGATGTTCTCCCATTGTTGATGTTCGTGGCGCTTGCTGCGCTGCTGTTCTCCGGTTTCCCCGTCGCGTTCGTGCTGGGCGGCGTTGGGCTGGCATTTGCCACCATTGCGATCTTCATCGATCCATGGCTTTTCGATTGGCCGCAGTTCTATGCCATTCCCGCGCGGATCTACGGCGCCATTGCCGAAAACATGATCCTGACCGCCATACCCATGTTCGTTTTGATGGGCACCATGCTGGAACGTTCGGGCGTGGCGCGCGATCTTCTCAACTGTCTGCAAGTGCTCATGCGGGGCGTGCCCGGCGGTCTGGCTCTGTCTGTCGTTCTTATGGGCACAATACTCGCGGCGACCACCGGCATCATCGGTGCGTCCGTGGTGATGATGACGCTCCTGGCCATGCCGGTCATGAAGCGTCAGGGCTACTCGTCCGCGCTGGCATCGGGAACAATCGCTGCTTCGGGAACGCTCGGAATTCTCATCCCGCCATCGATCATGCTGATCATCATGGCTGATCTTCTGAGCCGGTCGGTAGGCACGCTCTTTGTCGCCGCCGTAATCCCCGGTTTCATGCTCGCGATCTTATACATGATTTATGTTGTGGTTGTTTCGTGGCTGAAGCCGGATCTCGCTCCACCCCTCGACGCCGATGTCGGGCCGAAGACACGCGGTGCGCTGGTCGCCATGCTGCTTCGCTCGTTCGTGCCGCCGATCATTCTTGTTCTGCTGGTGCTCGGGTCCATACTGGGTGGCCTCGCCACCCCCACGGAAGCCGCGAGTGTCGGTGCGTTCGGTGCGGTTTTGCTCGCATTCGTCAATCTCGTCCTGCTGCCATACTTCCATGTTACTGAAATCAGGATGGAAGGGCAGGCTGCTCTCGAGGACGAAGCGCTTCGGGAGACAGAGACGCTTCTCGGACGATTCTGGCGAATTCTGAACGATGTGGTCCTGCGCTCTGCTCTCACCAACGCCATGATTTTTGCAATCTTCATCGGCGCGACCCTGTTTTCCTATGTCTTTCGTCAAATTGGCGGCGAGGAAGTGGTAATTCACCTTTTCGACAATTTGGGCCTTGGGCCATGGGGCATTCTGTTTGCACTGATGGGGCTGGTTTTTGTTCTTGGCTTCTTTTTTGACTGGATCGAAATCACGCTGATCGTTCTTCCCGTCTTCGCACCCATCATCAACGGTCTGGATTTCGGCGCTCACGTCCCGCAGGCAGAGGTTACCTACTGGTTCGCCACGCTGATGGCGATTAACCTCCAGACATCGTTTCTGACTCCACCCTTTGGCTTTGCGCTGTTCTATCTCAAGGCGGTTGCGCCACCGGAGGTGGCCATCAAGGATATCTATCTGGGGATCATTCCGTTCGTTCTGCTGCAGCTTGTCGGGCTGGCCTTCGTTCTGGCATTTCCACAATTGGTGTTGTGGTTGCCGAAACTTCTTCTGGATTAG
- a CDS encoding PTS sugar transporter subunit IIA → MIPVRVSFAVDLAFDSTSSTRKAALWALAAQVAEFQPDLSKIDIASALYARERLGTTAIGGGIALPHTVLSNPEGSMIVVRRLGRPVEFDAPDGVAVDTFVALMGSRRDMKWLRAALLRLGRLGREAALKQRLREATTRSEAEAVIAALGLNIREEHPIGRRGRVYEEQSLAGKRLPGFLKHPKQPRANTTG, encoded by the coding sequence ATGATACCCGTTCGTGTTTCTTTCGCAGTCGACCTCGCATTCGACAGTACGTCGAGCACCCGCAAGGCTGCTCTTTGGGCTCTGGCAGCACAGGTCGCGGAGTTTCAGCCCGACTTGAGCAAAATCGACATCGCCAGCGCTCTGTACGCCCGGGAAAGGCTGGGCACCACAGCCATTGGCGGGGGAATTGCCTTGCCGCACACTGTGCTCTCAAATCCGGAGGGGTCGATGATCGTGGTGCGTCGGCTCGGCCGTCCGGTAGAGTTCGATGCGCCGGATGGTGTCGCGGTCGACACATTTGTCGCCCTGATGGGGAGCAGGCGTGATATGAAATGGCTTCGCGCTGCCCTGCTGCGGCTCGGCCGACTGGGGCGGGAGGCGGCGCTGAAACAACGATTGCGTGAAGCGACCACGCGCTCCGAAGCGGAAGCCGTCATCGCTGCGCTCGGCCTCAATATTCGTGAAGAGCACCCAATAGGGCGTCGGGGACGCGTTTACGAAGAGCAATCGCTTGCAGGGAAAAGGCTGCCAGGGTTCTTGAAGCATCCGAAGCAGCCGCGCGCTAATACAACAGGGTGA
- a CDS encoding TRAP transporter substrate-binding protein — translation MTVKSLLASASAVLALSVVQADAGQVRMKMAASFPSSQPLLGEAGPKIAETITAISQGSMEVRFYEPGALVPAFEVLDAVGNGVVDAAWSMPGYQTSKDIAFALFSAVPFGPGSGEYAAWMFYGGGQDFLNEKLYAKYNVHSEICGISPPETAGWFRKEITELEDLEGLRMRFFGLGARVMQKLGVDTQLLPGGDIYPALERGTIDATEYSMPVVDEGAGFYQLTKFNYFPGWHQQATLHDLIINLDVWKGLTDAQRTLIQTVCRANFTDMLAKGEAVNGEALKRLQDERGVKVRKYSDEQLKAFEEKWTAVVEELKGESQMFAEAWVSLEAFRSGYASWKDNAYLK, via the coding sequence ATGACGGTGAAATCGTTACTGGCATCTGCGTCAGCGGTATTGGCATTGAGTGTGGTTCAGGCGGATGCCGGACAGGTGCGAATGAAAATGGCGGCCTCGTTCCCGTCGTCTCAGCCGCTCCTGGGAGAAGCGGGGCCGAAGATCGCGGAAACCATTACGGCCATTTCCCAGGGATCGATGGAGGTCCGCTTCTACGAGCCGGGCGCGCTGGTTCCGGCATTTGAAGTGCTTGATGCAGTGGGCAATGGCGTCGTTGACGCGGCATGGTCGATGCCGGGTTATCAGACTTCCAAGGACATCGCCTTCGCGCTGTTTTCCGCCGTGCCTTTCGGTCCGGGTTCAGGTGAATATGCGGCCTGGATGTTTTACGGCGGTGGGCAGGATTTCCTGAACGAGAAACTCTACGCGAAATACAATGTGCATTCCGAGATCTGCGGCATATCTCCTCCCGAGACGGCCGGCTGGTTCCGCAAGGAAATCACAGAGCTCGAAGATCTGGAGGGGCTTCGCATGCGCTTCTTCGGTCTTGGCGCCCGTGTGATGCAGAAGCTTGGCGTCGATACGCAGCTTCTGCCCGGCGGAGACATCTACCCCGCGCTCGAACGCGGAACGATCGATGCAACGGAATACTCCATGCCGGTGGTCGATGAGGGCGCGGGTTTCTACCAGTTGACGAAGTTCAATTACTTCCCCGGCTGGCACCAGCAGGCGACGTTGCATGACCTGATCATCAACCTCGATGTCTGGAAGGGCCTGACCGACGCACAGCGCACGCTGATCCAGACGGTTTGCCGGGCGAATTTCACAGACATGCTGGCAAAGGGCGAGGCCGTTAATGGCGAGGCTCTCAAGCGCCTGCAGGATGAGCGGGGCGTCAAGGTGCGCAAATACTCCGACGAGCAGCTCAAGGCCTTTGAGGAAAAATGGACCGCCGTCGTGGAAGAGCTGAAAGGCGAAAGTCAAATGTTCGCGGAAGCCTGGGTCAGTCTTGAGGCGTTTCGGTCGGGCTATGCATCCTGGAAGGACAACGCATATCTGAAGTAG
- a CDS encoding DUF2945 domain-containing protein, giving the protein MAKFDIGDAVSWNSEAGRVSGTIIRIHKHDFEYKGHRRRASPDEPQYEIKSDKTDHIAAHKESALSKDD; this is encoded by the coding sequence ATGGCGAAATTCGATATTGGCGATGCCGTAAGCTGGAACTCGGAGGCCGGACGGGTCTCAGGAACAATCATCAGGATTCACAAGCACGATTTCGAATACAAGGGACACAGGCGCCGCGCTTCACCGGATGAGCCCCAGTACGAAATCAAGAGCGACAAGACGGATCACATTGCCGCGCACAAGGAATCGGCGTTGTCGAAGGACGACTGA
- the pyk gene encoding pyruvate kinase yields MNAEHSSRARTPCRISSKFTKILATLGPSTDSHAMILALHRAGADLYRLNFSHGSYETHQERHERVRAVEAELNTVIGILADLQGPKLRVGRFHDGCATLVEGQYFRLVKEPVVGNTEQVQLPHPEIFAVVESGDELLIDDGRIRFQVVKKGEGVLDCRVLNGGLLSDHKGVNLPSRRLNVSPLTKKDLRDLDFALSLGVDWIALSFVQHPDDVRQVKEQIAGRARLMAKIEKPSAVDHIEEIVELSDGIMIARGDLGVEMPPEKVPAIQKRIIEVARRHGRPVVVATQMLETMISAPVPTRAEASDVANAIYDGADAIMLSAETAVGKYPLEAVCMMTRIAHSIEQDEHFVRRMESRETDVSASDSDIIAAAACDVARRRGCPTIVTLTETGETAARVSRSRPGRPILALTPRASTARYLSVFHAVSPLQGQVEREASVDAVATEHVLAADLARPDDRIVITAGARRGESGGTNLLRIATVQAG; encoded by the coding sequence ATGAATGCCGAACATTCTTCCAGGGCCAGGACGCCGTGCCGCATCAGTTCCAAATTCACCAAGATCCTTGCCACGCTTGGTCCTTCTACCGACAGTCATGCAATGATCCTCGCCCTGCACCGCGCAGGCGCAGATCTCTACCGCCTCAACTTCAGCCATGGCAGTTACGAAACCCATCAGGAGCGACACGAACGCGTGCGGGCGGTGGAGGCAGAGCTCAACACCGTCATCGGCATCCTTGCCGATCTCCAGGGGCCGAAGCTCAGGGTGGGGCGATTTCACGATGGTTGCGCGACGCTTGTCGAGGGGCAGTACTTTCGGCTGGTGAAGGAACCCGTGGTGGGAAATACCGAGCAGGTTCAACTGCCGCATCCGGAGATTTTCGCGGTCGTGGAGAGTGGTGATGAGTTGCTCATCGACGACGGTCGCATTCGCTTCCAGGTGGTGAAGAAGGGAGAAGGCGTTCTGGATTGCCGGGTGCTGAATGGCGGCCTTCTCAGTGATCACAAGGGTGTCAATCTGCCGTCGCGCCGATTGAATGTTTCCCCGCTTACCAAGAAAGACCTGCGGGATCTGGACTTCGCCCTCTCTCTGGGTGTCGACTGGATTGCACTGTCTTTCGTGCAGCATCCCGATGATGTGCGTCAGGTGAAGGAGCAGATTGCCGGCAGGGCAAGGCTGATGGCCAAGATCGAGAAACCCAGCGCCGTTGATCATATTGAGGAGATCGTGGAACTGTCGGATGGCATCATGATCGCGCGCGGTGATCTGGGTGTCGAGATGCCTCCCGAAAAGGTTCCGGCGATACAGAAGAGGATCATCGAAGTGGCTCGCAGGCATGGCCGTCCGGTCGTCGTGGCGACCCAGATGCTGGAAACGATGATCAGTGCACCCGTGCCGACACGGGCAGAAGCATCCGATGTGGCAAATGCGATCTATGATGGCGCAGATGCGATCATGCTTTCGGCAGAAACCGCGGTGGGGAAATACCCACTGGAAGCTGTGTGCATGATGACGCGCATCGCCCATTCCATCGAGCAGGATGAGCATTTTGTCCGCAGGATGGAGAGTAGGGAAACTGATGTTTCGGCCAGCGATTCCGACATTATCGCCGCTGCGGCCTGTGATGTGGCACGTCGACGTGGCTGTCCCACCATTGTGACATTGACGGAAACGGGAGAGACCGCGGCAAGGGTGTCGCGCTCCCGGCCGGGCCGACCGATCCTCGCTTTGACACCCCGCGCATCAACCGCCCGCTATCTGAGTGTCTTCCATGCGGTATCGCCCCTGCAGGGGCAGGTCGAGAGAGAGGCAAGTGTGGATGCCGTTGCCACAGAGCATGTGTTGGCTGCCGACCTCGCTCGGCCGGACGATCGTATCGTCATCACGGCAGGGGCCAGGAGGGGTGAGAGCGGCGGAACCAATCTTCTGCGGATTGCGACAGTCCAGGCCGGCTGA
- the msrB gene encoding peptide-methionine (R)-S-oxide reductase MsrB, translated as MDYRKTEEALARLTPEQYYVTQESGTERPGTGEYLNNKEPGIYVDIVSGEPLFASADKYESGCGWPSFTKPIVPSNISELQDASHGMIRTEVRSAHGDSHLGHVFEDGPTDRGGLRYCINSAALRFIHRDDMEAEGYGEYLDQVETVK; from the coding sequence ATGGATTACAGGAAAACCGAAGAAGCCTTGGCCCGCCTCACCCCGGAGCAATATTACGTGACGCAGGAGAGCGGCACGGAGCGCCCGGGAACCGGCGAGTATCTGAACAACAAGGAACCAGGCATCTACGTGGACATCGTGTCTGGAGAGCCGCTTTTTGCCAGCGCCGACAAGTATGAATCCGGCTGTGGCTGGCCAAGCTTCACCAAGCCGATTGTCCCAAGCAACATAAGCGAATTGCAGGATGCCTCGCATGGGATGATACGAACGGAGGTACGCTCGGCGCATGGTGACAGTCACCTGGGACATGTCTTTGAGGACGGACCAACCGACCGCGGCGGCCTGCGCTACTGCATCAACTCCGCTGCCCTCCGTTTCATTCATCGCGATGACATGGAGGCAGAGGGCTATGGCGAATATCTCGATCAGGTGGAGACGGTGAAATGA
- a CDS encoding DUF4147 domain-containing protein → MTNHMLDEPIEIRPNQEVLELWWAGVAAVNGRALVRQSLKREKLPETGFHVAAVGKAAASMLEGVRDFSPFAARELLITKEGHVPGDLLRGEGTEIHESAHPVPDARSLEAGKALRQFVETVPDGEHLLLLISGGASALAEELCEGYTADQLAAFSRYALSAGTEIRQINRDRALFSRIKGGKLLAAASRINVHVRKISDVKCGDEALIGSGIGSLERLPANSGGLVREALVVGNNAQARDAVAAMALKRELSVVENSETLYGDVFEVAERLAHRLKSGPDGVYIWGGEPTVELPSDPGRGGRNQSLALALGIALAGETSIHAMVAGTDGTDGPTEAAGGLVPVLGPDQLESARAALARADAGPFLENVGALFTSGPTGTNVMDLAIAVKRSETKQKVMI, encoded by the coding sequence ATGACCAACCATATGCTTGACGAACCGATCGAAATCCGCCCGAACCAGGAGGTGCTTGAACTCTGGTGGGCCGGGGTCGCAGCCGTGAATGGTCGGGCACTGGTCCGGCAGTCTCTGAAGCGCGAAAAACTTCCTGAAACGGGATTTCACGTTGCGGCTGTCGGCAAGGCAGCGGCCTCCATGCTTGAGGGCGTGCGCGATTTCTCTCCTTTCGCTGCTCGTGAACTCCTGATCACCAAAGAAGGCCATGTTCCCGGAGACCTGCTGCGTGGCGAGGGGACCGAAATTCACGAAAGTGCGCATCCTGTCCCCGACGCCCGAAGCCTGGAGGCCGGCAAAGCATTGCGCCAATTCGTTGAGACGGTGCCCGATGGAGAACATCTTCTCTTGCTGATCTCGGGCGGCGCGTCGGCGCTGGCGGAGGAGCTGTGTGAGGGATACACGGCCGATCAGCTTGCCGCTTTCAGTCGCTACGCACTTTCGGCCGGAACCGAGATTCGACAGATCAATCGGGACCGCGCACTGTTTTCCCGCATCAAAGGCGGAAAGCTGCTCGCCGCGGCGTCGCGCATCAATGTTCATGTCAGGAAGATCAGTGATGTGAAATGTGGTGACGAGGCTCTTATAGGTTCGGGCATCGGCAGTCTTGAACGACTTCCGGCAAATAGCGGCGGGCTTGTGAGGGAAGCATTGGTTGTCGGCAACAATGCGCAGGCGCGAGATGCAGTGGCCGCCATGGCATTGAAGCGGGAGCTTTCCGTCGTGGAAAACAGCGAGACGCTTTACGGCGATGTTTTCGAGGTGGCTGAACGGCTGGCGCATCGGCTGAAGTCCGGTCCCGATGGTGTTTACATATGGGGTGGTGAACCGACCGTGGAGCTGCCTTCGGATCCCGGCCGGGGTGGTCGCAACCAGAGCCTGGCCCTGGCGCTTGGGATCGCGCTGGCAGGTGAAACCTCCATTCATGCAATGGTGGCGGGAACGGACGGAACGGATGGTCCGACAGAAGCAGCAGGCGGGCTCGTTCCAGTACTCGGACCCGATCAGCTTGAGAGTGCTCGTGCAGCGCTCGCCCGAGCCGATGCCGGCCCGTTCCTAGAAAACGTTGGGGCACTGTTCACATCAGGTCCTACCGGCACCAACGTGATGGATCTGGCGATTGCGGTAAAGCGAAGCGAAACCAAGCAGAAAGTGATGATCTGA
- a CDS encoding FadR/GntR family transcriptional regulator, whose protein sequence is MLRTVIDADSLPPLHAPTVVDVTVEYFENLIVSGALHPGALLPSERRLAESLDVSRVSLRSAIAKLSAKGVLIADGRTTAVTNVSAALISAEARQTGSFSAADAWEFWSFLSVEAAAIATERHTRVDSVSLDQSQTHLLTGNWDEAEEQTDRLLNYLEKVCATAYNFFYTQVYIALNTALRPIVANRLGEIGKETELRQSFVSSINDAHLCFINRDREGLRDAFAALCSFLEPGKGDVIRFPTSEHTTSASRAQAMSQLVEHFRNSAMSPGQTLPSVETLAQATGIATTALREAIAALDALEVVRIDKKEVVSLLRTDLPDSSAPLLSLILKRPDAVRQVYEFREVLEVHASYMAARNSGADIAPMRAELKQALEISEEQYAQADVKLHNRIAHMCGNTVAAIVSDALMPIFLKVTQEWFRLHSESYGDLDIIHRQHEEIVNAIEARDSASAADAMGVHLNYVVQAMRAAEERDRLMRISTLRSHFG, encoded by the coding sequence ATGCTTCGAACCGTGATTGATGCGGATTCCCTCCCCCCCTTGCACGCCCCCACCGTGGTGGACGTGACGGTTGAGTATTTTGAAAACCTGATCGTTTCGGGAGCGCTGCATCCCGGTGCCCTTCTGCCTTCCGAGCGCCGCCTGGCAGAAAGCCTCGATGTGTCACGGGTCAGTCTACGCTCGGCGATAGCCAAGCTCTCGGCCAAAGGTGTGCTCATCGCCGATGGGCGCACCACCGCGGTGACGAATGTCAGCGCGGCGCTCATCAGCGCCGAAGCCCGGCAGACCGGCTCGTTTTCTGCTGCCGATGCGTGGGAGTTCTGGTCATTTCTCTCGGTGGAGGCTGCAGCAATCGCTACAGAGCGACATACGCGAGTGGACAGTGTCAGCCTGGATCAGAGCCAGACGCACCTGCTGACTGGCAACTGGGATGAGGCAGAGGAGCAGACGGACCGGCTCCTGAACTACCTGGAGAAGGTTTGCGCCACTGCGTACAATTTCTTCTACACGCAGGTCTATATCGCTCTGAACACCGCCCTTCGCCCGATCGTTGCCAATCGTCTCGGTGAAATCGGAAAGGAGACTGAACTTCGGCAGTCCTTCGTTTCCTCCATCAACGACGCCCATCTGTGCTTTATCAACCGGGACCGGGAGGGGCTTCGTGACGCCTTCGCAGCGCTGTGCAGCTTTCTGGAACCAGGGAAAGGCGATGTCATTCGTTTTCCCACCTCCGAGCACACCACTTCGGCCAGTCGCGCCCAGGCGATGTCCCAGCTTGTGGAGCATTTTCGCAATAGCGCCATGTCACCCGGGCAGACGCTCCCCTCTGTCGAGACACTTGCGCAGGCAACAGGCATCGCGACCACGGCGCTGCGCGAGGCCATAGCGGCACTGGATGCCCTTGAGGTCGTGCGCATCGACAAGAAAGAGGTGGTTTCCCTCCTGCGAACCGACCTGCCCGACAGCTCGGCACCACTACTCTCGCTGATCCTGAAGCGCCCAGATGCCGTGCGCCAGGTTTACGAGTTTCGCGAGGTGCTCGAGGTGCACGCAAGCTACATGGCGGCCAGGAATTCCGGAGCCGACATAGCGCCCATGCGTGCGGAACTCAAACAGGCCCTTGAGATCTCCGAAGAGCAATACGCGCAAGCCGATGTAAAGCTGCACAATCGCATTGCGCACATGTGTGGCAACACTGTTGCAGCAATTGTTTCCGACGCGCTCATGCCGATCTTTCTGAAGGTCACGCAGGAGTGGTTTCGACTGCACAGCGAGAGCTATGGCGATCTCGACATCATTCACCGGCAGCATGAAGAGATCGTCAATGCGATAGAGGCGCGCGACTCCGCCTCAGCGGCGGATGCCATGGGAGTGCATCTGAACTATGTCGTGCAGGCGATGCGCGCGGCTGAGGAGCGCGACCGCCTGATGCGCATCTCTACTCTGCGAAGCCATTTTGGCTGA